A single genomic interval of Desulfovibrio intestinalis harbors:
- a CDS encoding cytochrome c, with amino-acid sequence MKNRTLRNTVVFIIALGVVVALAVLLGTFRSSSVASQADQPLSPEQMQALIPRGRELALAGDCFGCHSQAQGPMGAGGLSIPTPFGTIFSTNITPDKQYGIGNYTRADYHRVMRDGIAPGNRNLYPAMPFVFSHITTPDDIDALYAYNMSIPAMPVPNKANTGVFVLPVRPFMNFWTLLNFPDRKAPHNEQRSAAWNRGAYLVEGLAHCGSCHSPRNFMMGLEFSRALQGGEIDGVAVPNITAPSLAKRGYDVPSLSAYLATGVSPQGTSFDAMYTVTHFSTSAMNAEDVNAIAVYLLTDASGKLTTPSAPPAPLPQAVSPESGTPLATGRLAYMASCAGCHGLNGEGIPNVSPAMKGNAALAMENPQTLIKVILNGVPTQIFKNGQRMYAMPPFAHRMSDAEVADIVSWIRAEWGGQGTPVTASQVSAQETAVK; translated from the coding sequence ATGAAAAACCGTACCCTGCGCAATACAGTTGTATTTATCATCGCTTTGGGCGTTGTGGTGGCGCTTGCTGTTCTGCTCGGCACCTTTCGCTCGTCAAGCGTGGCTTCGCAGGCAGATCAACCTCTTTCACCTGAACAGATGCAGGCACTTATACCGCGTGGACGCGAACTGGCGCTGGCTGGCGACTGCTTTGGCTGCCATTCTCAGGCACAAGGGCCTATGGGAGCGGGAGGCCTGTCCATACCCACTCCTTTTGGTACGATTTTCTCGACCAATATCACACCTGACAAGCAGTACGGCATTGGCAATTATACCCGCGCAGACTACCACCGCGTGATGCGTGACGGCATAGCACCGGGCAATCGCAATCTTTATCCGGCCATGCCCTTTGTTTTCAGCCACATTACAACGCCTGACGATATTGATGCGCTCTATGCCTATAATATGAGTATTCCGGCCATGCCCGTGCCCAACAAGGCCAATACCGGAGTATTTGTTTTGCCTGTGCGTCCGTTCATGAACTTCTGGACGCTGTTGAACTTTCCTGACCGCAAAGCACCTCACAACGAACAGCGCTCTGCTGCCTGGAACCGGGGCGCATACCTCGTTGAAGGATTGGCGCATTGCGGCTCCTGCCATTCGCCCCGCAACTTCATGATGGGTCTGGAATTTTCACGAGCCCTGCAAGGTGGAGAAATCGACGGCGTGGCGGTTCCCAATATTACCGCCCCCTCGCTTGCCAAGCGTGGTTATGATGTTCCTTCTTTAAGCGCTTATCTCGCAACGGGAGTCTCCCCCCAGGGCACTTCATTCGACGCTATGTACACAGTCACCCACTTTTCGACCAGCGCTATGAATGCGGAAGATGTCAACGCAATTGCCGTTTATCTTCTTACTGACGCAAGCGGCAAGCTCACAACACCTTCCGCTCCCCCTGCCCCGCTGCCACAAGCTGTTTCTCCAGAATCCGGCACGCCTTTGGCCACAGGCCGGCTTGCCTACATGGCGTCCTGCGCAGGCTGCCACGGTTTAAATGGCGAGGGGATTCCCAATGTAAGCCCGGCCATGAAGGGCAATGCGGCGTTGGCGATGGAAAACCCGCAAACACTCATCAAAGTCATTCTCAACGGCGTTCCTACCCAGATCTTCAAGAACGGCCAGCGCATGTATGCCATGCCCCCGTTTGCACATCGCATGAGCGACGCCGAAGTCGCAGATATTGTGAGCTGGATCAGGGCGGAATGGGGCGGCCAGGGTACACCAGTAACCGCCAGTCAGGTGAGTGCCCAGGAAACAGCCGTAAAGTAA
- a CDS encoding (2Fe-2S)-binding protein → MSKEAIVARIEKKPLSMTINGKKIGPIDVPVGMPMIDFLHHYLNLTGTHFGCGEGVCHACTVVEVKSDGSMVDTRTCIANAHSFDGKTIITIEGQAKTDASGNVTQLTPIQTAFIEKFSFQCGYCTSGFIAGATAFIDRLKREPVKRADLETAIEEALNDHICRCTGYVRYYEAVRDVALATPGCVIGQEDKR, encoded by the coding sequence ATGAGTAAAGAAGCTATTGTTGCCAGAATTGAAAAAAAGCCATTGAGCATGACTATAAATGGTAAAAAAATCGGTCCCATTGACGTTCCTGTTGGAATGCCGATGATCGATTTTTTACACCATTACCTTAACCTTACCGGAACGCACTTTGGCTGCGGCGAGGGGGTTTGCCATGCCTGCACTGTCGTGGAAGTAAAATCAGACGGAAGCATGGTTGATACGCGAACCTGCATTGCCAATGCACATTCCTTTGATGGTAAAACGATCATTACAATTGAAGGACAGGCCAAAACAGATGCGTCTGGCAATGTCACACAACTGACACCTATCCAGACCGCCTTCATTGAAAAATTTTCTTTTCAGTGCGGCTACTGCACATCAGGGTTTATTGCTGGAGCCACGGCGTTTATTGATCGATTGAAGCGTGAGCCAGTAAAGCGGGCTGACCTTGAAACCGCCATTGAAGAAGCGCTTAACGACCATATTTGCCGCTGCACGGGCTACGTACGATACTATGAAGCGGTGCGTGATGTGGCGCTTGCCACGCCCGGCTGTGTTATCGGCCAGGAGGACAAACGATGA
- a CDS encoding ATPase, producing MPHLSSNAASQPLAPSSQFQPDLELPRRIENFQKAAQDLLAMYEPAKEGQGMGGEIRCYYLPAGKVRHEQELLEKYHVEDFRGLLAETHLLLTGVVKVMRSTPHNMRMKGYVIASLGCLLEQASALVLRMRNVYGKMEKVG from the coding sequence ATGCCCCATCTTTCTTCGAATGCTGCTTCGCAGCCTTTAGCGCCATCTTCTCAATTTCAACCCGACCTTGAATTGCCACGGCGAATTGAAAACTTTCAAAAAGCCGCCCAAGACCTGCTTGCCATGTATGAGCCTGCGAAAGAAGGGCAGGGCATGGGTGGAGAAATCCGCTGCTATTATCTTCCTGCTGGAAAAGTGCGGCATGAGCAAGAGCTGTTGGAAAAATATCATGTTGAAGATTTTCGCGGGTTATTGGCTGAAACGCACTTGTTGCTGACTGGCGTGGTCAAGGTTATGCGAAGCACGCCGCACAATATGCGCATGAAAGGATATGTTATTGCCAGCCTTGGTTGCCTTCTTGAACAAGCCTCCGCTTTGGTGCTGAGGATGCGCAACGTCTACGGCAAGATGGAAAAAGTCGGCTAA
- a CDS encoding outer membrane homotrimeric porin encodes MRKLSPLILAAAITLGGATTASAIDFKIKGYWSLSYEVATNSAFANSRAGDSTGDDFSAGERLRLQLEAKASKYLSGTVGLEIGDVYYGMAEKRGRSVGGALGADGNPIKLKRAFLDWEVPRTDIKVRMGIQGMKLPLFASDGNFVLDDDAAGIVVSSRVNENVSVTGMWARLLNDNPLETSPQYHDSLNYDVSNPDNDALDFFSLLVPLRFNGLQVTPWLGLATMGDGIGRNPNKDYSEDFIRTSRKKLQEGMGVYTGTGKAPMLLEYGGGETYTWWGGLSANLSRFDPFILKFDFMYGNKRGNGLYRDKTYTKDNGKVKKLGKHAPLDADRYNRSGWFASVLAEYKLDWGTPGIFAWYSSGDDDDLGNGSERMPAMSGNWDYTHTGFKGTTASGAYDGLFAYQPIGLWGLALQLREVPLMEDLKTHLKVLYMRGTNSANMPKKIAESQFMLGESVSGIAPAGAIGSYLTTNDWAMEVDWNTEYKIYENLKLIVEASYLYVDFDKDTWSYTAPDGVKYGRDWVQRPDNPNVFKVGMNFHYSF; translated from the coding sequence ATGCGAAAGCTTTCCCCCCTGATTCTGGCCGCCGCGATCACTCTTGGCGGAGCAACCACAGCCAGCGCCATTGATTTCAAGATCAAGGGATACTGGAGCCTCTCTTACGAAGTGGCCACCAACAGCGCCTTTGCCAACAGCCGCGCTGGAGACAGTACCGGAGACGATTTTTCGGCTGGCGAAAGGTTGCGGTTACAACTTGAAGCCAAGGCGTCCAAGTATCTTTCAGGCACAGTGGGGCTTGAAATTGGCGACGTCTATTACGGAATGGCTGAAAAAAGGGGACGGAGCGTTGGCGGAGCTCTGGGTGCCGACGGCAATCCCATTAAACTTAAGCGCGCTTTTTTGGACTGGGAGGTACCCAGGACCGACATTAAGGTGCGCATGGGCATTCAGGGGATGAAGCTGCCCCTGTTCGCCTCTGACGGCAACTTTGTTCTTGATGACGATGCTGCGGGCATTGTGGTTTCTTCACGCGTCAATGAGAACGTATCCGTAACGGGTATGTGGGCAAGGCTGCTCAATGACAACCCCCTTGAAACTTCCCCTCAGTATCACGACAGCCTCAATTACGATGTCAGTAATCCCGATAATGACGCCCTTGATTTTTTCAGTCTGCTCGTTCCACTCCGGTTTAACGGCCTGCAAGTGACTCCCTGGCTGGGGCTTGCCACTATGGGTGACGGTATAGGCCGCAATCCCAACAAGGATTACTCTGAAGATTTCATCAGAACATCGCGCAAAAAACTTCAGGAAGGTATGGGCGTATATACCGGAACAGGCAAGGCCCCCATGCTGCTCGAATATGGCGGCGGCGAAACCTACACATGGTGGGGCGGCCTGTCTGCCAACCTGAGCCGCTTTGACCCGTTTATTCTGAAGTTTGACTTCATGTACGGCAACAAGCGCGGCAACGGTCTGTACAGGGACAAAACCTACACGAAGGATAACGGCAAGGTTAAAAAGCTGGGCAAGCACGCCCCCCTGGATGCAGACCGCTATAACCGCAGCGGCTGGTTTGCCAGCGTATTGGCCGAATACAAGCTGGATTGGGGCACGCCCGGAATTTTCGCATGGTACAGTTCAGGCGATGATGACGACCTTGGCAACGGTTCTGAACGTATGCCGGCCATGTCGGGCAACTGGGATTACACACACACGGGCTTCAAGGGCACCACAGCTTCTGGTGCTTATGACGGTCTGTTTGCCTACCAGCCTATCGGTCTCTGGGGGCTCGCCTTGCAACTGCGTGAGGTACCCTTGATGGAAGACCTCAAGACGCACCTCAAAGTTCTTTACATGCGCGGCACAAACTCCGCCAACATGCCAAAAAAGATAGCAGAATCGCAGTTCATGCTGGGTGAAAGCGTCAGCGGCATCGCGCCCGCAGGCGCCATCGGTTCCTACCTGACCACCAATGACTGGGCGATGGAAGTGGACTGGAACACCGAATACAAAATCTACGAGAACCTAAAGCTTATTGTGGAAGCCTCCTACCTCTACGTTGATTTTGACAAGGACACCTGGAGCTACACCGCACCGGACGGCGTGAAGTATGGGCGCGACTGGGTGCAGCGGCCTGACAACCCCAACGTGTTCAAGGTCGGCATGAACTTCCATTACTCGTTCTAA
- a CDS encoding LysR family transcriptional regulator codes for MNIDHLKTFHRIAETGNFTQAARDLFLTQPAVSMQVQSLENTLGVPLFDRSRRKVNLTSEGRVLYEYTQRIFSLVGQMQDEFQSLSSLNTGRLVLGASAVMSAYYLPNYMVLFHQRYPGVTLDLAVHNSHIIAEKVYKGQLEIGFCGSSPSHPSLRTHFLHREPLIVVAGKKSDLAKIERPISADELLGHPFILREQGTRVTNKVHEWFKNHAKSPQRPSFMTVDNMEVAKQLVISGLGITALPKYAAALELAAGQLTQLRLKSFDLHVNYSLVYMEGQRLSRTVSHFLSMLFELGVPLPEDILARLH; via the coding sequence ATGAATATAGATCATTTGAAGACGTTTCACAGAATTGCTGAAACCGGCAATTTTACTCAGGCGGCCCGTGATCTTTTTTTGACGCAACCTGCGGTAAGCATGCAGGTGCAAAGCCTTGAAAATACTCTTGGTGTACCCTTGTTTGACCGCTCGCGCCGCAAGGTGAATCTTACAAGCGAGGGGCGGGTTCTCTACGAATACACACAGCGTATTTTCAGCCTTGTGGGGCAGATGCAGGACGAATTTCAAAGTTTGAGCAGCCTGAATACAGGACGTCTGGTGCTGGGCGCTTCGGCAGTTATGAGCGCCTATTATCTGCCCAATTATATGGTGCTGTTTCATCAGCGGTACCCCGGTGTGACGCTGGATCTGGCGGTGCATAACTCACATATCATTGCCGAAAAAGTGTACAAGGGCCAGTTGGAAATCGGTTTCTGCGGATCGTCCCCATCGCATCCAAGCCTTCGAACACATTTTTTACACCGCGAACCTCTTATTGTGGTGGCTGGAAAAAAATCCGATCTGGCGAAAATCGAACGCCCCATCAGCGCCGACGAACTATTGGGGCACCCTTTCATCTTGCGAGAGCAGGGCACGCGCGTGACCAACAAGGTACATGAATGGTTCAAAAATCATGCAAAAAGTCCGCAGCGGCCTTCGTTCATGACCGTGGACAATATGGAAGTGGCCAAGCAGCTCGTGATCAGCGGGCTAGGCATAACGGCTCTGCCCAAGTATGCCGCAGCTCTTGAGCTGGCAGCGGGGCAATTGACCCAGTTACGGCTGAAATCCTTTGACCTGCATGTGAACTATTCGTTGGTATATATGGAAGGCCAGCGTCTGAGCCGTACGGTAAGCCACTTCCTTTCCATGCTCTTTGAACTTGGCGTGCCCTTGCCCGAAGATATTCTGGCCCGTCTTCATTAG
- a CDS encoding inorganic diphosphatase, giving the protein MKKYIILFALCLLAMPLAAFGESVGVRAQQSVLKGEKNFLADYTTHNQDGTVNVVVEIPAGTTAKYEVDHKTGLMVLEQKNGQPRYVQYLPYPGNYGFVPRTVLAKELGGDGDPLDVIVLGDAVPRGSVIKARPLGVLTLKDGGEEDSKVIMAAIGSPFEKVRSVKQLNEQFPGVTEILQTWFTSYKGKDKTGKLLLSSDGVKERTEAIRVIGDAALQFERSKVSEADKPKLDPDGNPYVYFSPEARNISD; this is encoded by the coding sequence ATGAAAAAGTATATCATTTTGTTTGCTTTGTGCCTTCTTGCCATGCCTCTGGCAGCCTTTGGCGAATCTGTTGGGGTTCGTGCCCAGCAATCTGTACTGAAAGGTGAAAAAAACTTTCTTGCTGACTACACCACCCACAATCAGGACGGTACCGTCAACGTGGTGGTTGAAATTCCTGCCGGAACAACGGCCAAATATGAGGTCGATCACAAGACAGGCCTTATGGTCCTTGAACAGAAAAACGGCCAGCCCCGTTATGTACAGTACCTGCCCTACCCCGGCAATTACGGCTTCGTGCCCCGCACAGTGCTTGCCAAGGAACTTGGCGGCGACGGCGACCCGCTTGATGTTATTGTTTTGGGTGACGCCGTCCCCAGAGGCAGTGTTATCAAGGCCCGCCCTCTGGGTGTGCTGACCTTGAAAGACGGTGGTGAGGAAGACAGCAAGGTCATCATGGCCGCCATCGGTTCACCCTTTGAAAAAGTACGCAGCGTGAAGCAGCTGAACGAGCAGTTTCCCGGCGTGACCGAAATCCTCCAGACCTGGTTCACTTCTTACAAGGGCAAGGACAAAACCGGCAAACTCCTGCTGAGCAGCGATGGCGTCAAGGAGCGTACCGAGGCCATTCGCGTGATCGGCGATGCCGCTCTGCAATTTGAGCGTTCCAAGGTATCGGAAGCCGACAAGCCCAAGCTCGACCCTGACGGCAACCCCTACGTGTATTTTTCACCCGAGGCGCGCAATATCAGCGATTAG
- a CDS encoding SLC13 family permease, which produces MSQVASTKAFDPLDIRNYSLDKLPDLKGGVWMDRIKFAGLPLGVISFLYFYLQWCGPIGVFEEQTKVAPEHCYAALGIFVSSLILWLSEAIPNYLTSFLIIVATILTGVMKMRPAFAMLGEPVMILNIASFIMASALVVTGLAKRICLYVVLSMGNNVTLILACFIALNLLLGAFISATSAKTALLLPLFMVISAMYGSTGGENRNNVGRNMVLQNLLANNVSASAFITGSAANLLAAQLLENAGYKVYYSDWIMALLPLSIIQCAFAWYTGTRLIFPIRKEDSTPKLAGGHDRLRQELFKLGPISSAEIRAGIVFLTVLLLWGTDRYHGIRAEVIALMGAIAVLMPAVCKLPRIGVIKWNDADIPWHMLMFSWGAYVLGGLMDKTDIVGLWMHYSLDAWGAASLPKVAVFTLLASLFALTTLVSESKTARTIVLFPIIISVAKKFGWDVIGFCLPMAFLINQVYVLYFNSKPANISYLTNQYTSWESFKFGIFQLAACVGMLILWTQYVMPLMGFDSRLW; this is translated from the coding sequence GTGTCGCAAGTAGCAAGCACCAAGGCCTTTGACCCTTTGGATATCAGGAATTACTCGCTTGATAAGCTTCCTGATCTCAAGGGTGGCGTCTGGATGGACCGCATAAAATTTGCGGGTCTTCCGCTCGGCGTTATCTCTTTTCTCTATTTTTACCTGCAATGGTGCGGCCCCATCGGGGTTTTTGAAGAACAAACAAAGGTTGCGCCCGAGCACTGCTATGCGGCACTAGGTATCTTTGTTTCATCGCTTATTCTCTGGCTTTCTGAAGCCATTCCCAATTACCTGACCTCATTTCTCATTATTGTTGCAACCATTCTCACCGGCGTTATGAAGATGCGCCCGGCCTTTGCCATGCTGGGCGAGCCGGTCATGATTCTTAATATCGCCAGTTTCATCATGGCCAGTGCCCTTGTAGTTACCGGGCTTGCCAAGCGCATATGCCTTTATGTGGTTTTATCAATGGGCAATAATGTTACACTCATTCTGGCCTGCTTTATCGCCCTTAATCTGCTTTTAGGCGCATTCATCAGCGCCACTTCAGCAAAAACAGCCCTGCTTCTTCCACTATTCATGGTTATATCCGCCATGTACGGCTCCACAGGCGGCGAAAACCGCAATAATGTGGGGCGCAACATGGTGCTGCAAAACCTGCTGGCCAACAACGTTTCAGCTTCTGCCTTCATCACCGGATCGGCAGCCAACCTTCTTGCCGCGCAACTGCTCGAGAACGCGGGTTACAAGGTTTACTACAGCGACTGGATCATGGCTCTTTTGCCTTTGTCCATCATCCAGTGCGCCTTTGCCTGGTATACGGGCACACGCCTGATATTCCCCATCCGCAAGGAAGACTCCACTCCCAAACTAGCCGGGGGACACGACAGACTGCGGCAGGAGCTTTTCAAGCTCGGCCCCATCTCATCTGCTGAAATTCGCGCTGGCATTGTTTTTCTTACTGTTCTTCTGCTTTGGGGCACTGACCGCTACCACGGCATACGGGCCGAGGTCATAGCCCTTATGGGCGCCATAGCTGTGCTTATGCCTGCGGTGTGCAAGTTGCCGCGTATTGGCGTCATCAAGTGGAACGACGCCGACATCCCCTGGCATATGCTCATGTTCAGTTGGGGAGCCTACGTTCTTGGCGGGCTTATGGACAAAACAGACATCGTAGGCCTGTGGATGCATTATTCCCTGGACGCGTGGGGCGCTGCCTCTTTGCCCAAGGTGGCGGTATTCACTCTGCTGGCTTCGCTTTTTGCCCTCACTACCCTTGTAAGCGAAAGCAAGACAGCCCGAACCATCGTGCTTTTCCCCATCATCATAAGCGTCGCCAAAAAATTCGGATGGGATGTCATTGGCTTTTGTTTGCCAATGGCCTTTCTTATCAACCAGGTTTACGTGCTTTATTTCAACTCCAAGCCTGCCAATATCAGCTACCTCACAAATCAGTACACCAGTTGGGAATCATTCAAGTTCGGCATATTCCAGCTGGCTGCGTGCGTAGGAATGCTCATTTTGTGGACGCAGTACGTCATGCCGCTTATGGGCTTTGACAGCAGGCTTTGGTAG
- a CDS encoding CYTH domain-containing protein, with the protein MAKEIERKFLIKGEAWRALAEGTMYRQGYLNSAKERTVRVRTVGDKAFLTIKGITVGATRAEYEYEIPFADCNALLDDLAEKPLIEKKRYKIKQGEFTWEIDEFFGDNQGLIVAEIELTSEDQKFDKPDWIGDEVTGDPRYFNSNLIKHPFTRW; encoded by the coding sequence GTGGCTAAAGAAATTGAACGCAAATTCCTTATAAAGGGAGAAGCATGGCGCGCTCTGGCAGAGGGCACCATGTATCGTCAAGGCTACCTCAACAGCGCCAAGGAACGCACCGTTCGTGTGCGCACGGTGGGCGACAAGGCGTTCCTGACCATCAAGGGCATCACGGTGGGCGCCACTCGGGCAGAGTACGAGTATGAGATTCCCTTCGCCGACTGCAACGCTCTTTTGGACGACCTTGCCGAAAAGCCCTTGATCGAAAAGAAGCGCTACAAGATCAAGCAAGGCGAATTTACGTGGGAAATCGACGAATTCTTCGGCGACAACCAGGGGCTTATTGTGGCTGAAATCGAACTTACCAGCGAAGACCAGAAGTTCGACAAGCCAGACTGGATTGGTGATGAAGTGACCGGCGACCCGCGCTACTTCAACTCCAACCTCATCAAACATCCCTTTACCCGCTGGTAG
- a CDS encoding manganese-dependent inorganic pyrophosphatase, which yields MIKNIAPLLGKCVGCLSIALLTVTLAFSCCFAASSSPEAILVFGHKNPDTDSIVGALAASHLLNKTGRPAIAMSQGKANPETEFVLKKFGLSMPAMLGPVAGRSVGIVDFNDAAQGPDDLKEASLVFIADHHKLGGLSTAVPLEVWLLPLGSVNTVLYEMMLFYKVDIPKELAGGMLCAIISDTVMYQSVTTTERDKAAGNALAKISGVRDQKALAHELFKAKSALDGVSTREMVLRDYKNFEMSGTPVGVGQLEVLSLDMLAEKKKDLLAAMAQIKKETNLNSIFLMLTDISKQGTEMLAISDDSALPSTAFKTEFKDSSAWLPGVMSRKKQVIPFLEEVFKK from the coding sequence ATGATTAAAAATATTGCTCCATTACTGGGGAAATGCGTTGGTTGTTTGAGCATCGCCCTACTTACAGTCACATTGGCATTTTCATGTTGCTTTGCTGCGTCCTCTTCGCCTGAAGCAATTCTTGTATTCGGGCACAAAAATCCTGACACAGATAGTATTGTGGGCGCACTGGCTGCAAGCCATTTGCTAAATAAAACCGGCAGGCCTGCCATTGCCATGTCGCAGGGCAAGGCGAATCCTGAAACGGAATTTGTGCTTAAAAAGTTTGGGCTTTCCATGCCCGCTATGCTTGGTCCTGTGGCTGGCAGGTCTGTGGGCATTGTGGACTTCAACGATGCCGCACAGGGGCCGGATGACCTCAAAGAAGCTTCTTTGGTTTTTATTGCCGACCACCACAAACTTGGAGGCTTGAGTACAGCTGTTCCGCTGGAAGTGTGGTTATTGCCGCTCGGCAGCGTGAATACCGTGCTTTATGAAATGATGCTTTTTTATAAGGTGGACATTCCCAAAGAACTTGCTGGTGGAATGCTGTGCGCCATTATTTCTGATACGGTCATGTATCAGTCTGTTACAACCACAGAGCGTGACAAGGCTGCTGGCAACGCATTGGCCAAAATTTCGGGTGTACGCGACCAGAAGGCTCTGGCTCACGAGCTTTTCAAGGCGAAATCAGCATTGGACGGCGTTTCTACTCGTGAAATGGTGCTTCGTGACTATAAAAATTTTGAAATGAGCGGCACCCCTGTGGGAGTGGGGCAGCTTGAAGTACTTTCCTTGGACATGTTGGCGGAAAAGAAAAAAGACCTGTTGGCCGCAATGGCCCAAATCAAAAAAGAAACGAATCTGAACAGCATTTTTCTTATGCTTACCGACATCAGCAAGCAAGGTACAGAAATGCTGGCGATAAGCGATGATTCCGCGCTTCCGTCAACGGCCTTCAAGACTGAATTCAAGGATTCATCTGCCTGGCTGCCCGGCGTCATGAGCCGTAAAAAACAGGTGATCCCATTTCTGGAGGAAGTGTTCAAAAAATAG
- a CDS encoding urease subunit gamma, producing the protein MHLTPRELDKLMIHTLAMLALQRKAKGLKLNHPEAVAVLSAAALEGAREGKTVEEVMDGTRKVLTKDDVMDGVADMIPIVQVEAVFTDGSRLVTIHHPIN; encoded by the coding sequence ATGCATCTTACTCCGCGAGAATTGGACAAATTGATGATCCATACTCTGGCCATGCTGGCTCTGCAGCGCAAGGCTAAGGGGCTCAAACTCAACCATCCTGAAGCCGTGGCTGTTCTGTCTGCTGCTGCTCTGGAAGGTGCGCGTGAAGGCAAAACAGTGGAAGAGGTCATGGACGGCACCAGAAAGGTGCTCACCAAAGACGATGTTATGGACGGTGTGGCCGACATGATCCCTATCGTACAGGTAGAAGCCGTGTTCACTGACGGCAGTCGCCTGGTTACCATCCATCATCCCATCAACTGA
- a CDS encoding urease subunit beta yields the protein MSQTSSSKVPVGGVIYSDTPIEFNEGRPTVTLKVRNTGDRPIQVGSHYHFFEVNRALEFDRAAAYGMRLNISATTAIRFEPGDEKTVSLVAIGGTASTFGFNNLVDGWTGNPHLKPIDVKNAIDIGFKNSK from the coding sequence ATGTCGCAAACTTCATCATCCAAAGTTCCCGTGGGCGGCGTCATCTACTCTGATACTCCCATTGAATTTAACGAAGGGCGTCCCACTGTGACGCTCAAAGTGCGTAATACAGGCGACCGGCCCATCCAGGTTGGTTCGCATTATCATTTTTTTGAAGTGAATCGGGCCCTTGAGTTTGACCGTGCAGCCGCTTACGGCATGCGCCTCAATATTTCAGCTACCACCGCCATCCGTTTTGAACCCGGCGACGAGAAAACCGTCAGCCTGGTGGCTATTGGTGGTACGGCCAGCACCTTCGGGTTTAACAACTTGGTGGACGGTTGGACAGGCAATCCCCATCTCAAACCTATTGATGTCAAAAATGCCATAGACATAGGCTTCAAAAACTCCAAGTAA